A single region of the Thermomicrobiales bacterium genome encodes:
- the greA gene encoding transcription elongation factor GreA, protein MVRDHVVRLTPEGKERLAEELEHLRHTKMPELTARIQDANEHGDISDNSEYEDLKEEVVLTDARITELEYLLETAEIVEPPTGGAIGLGSTVTIVSDDGESEVWRLVSPEEADTRVGTISTDSPVGAALIGRKKGDTTTVETPGGAITYTVKKVS, encoded by the coding sequence ATGGTTCGCGATCACGTCGTTCGCTTGACTCCAGAAGGAAAAGAACGCCTGGCCGAGGAACTCGAGCACCTTCGTCACACGAAGATGCCCGAGCTCACCGCCCGCATCCAGGACGCTAACGAGCACGGAGATATCTCCGACAACAGCGAGTACGAAGATCTCAAGGAAGAAGTGGTGCTGACCGACGCGCGCATCACCGAGCTCGAGTATCTGCTCGAAACCGCAGAGATCGTCGAGCCGCCGACCGGTGGTGCGATTGGTCTTGGTTCGACGGTGACCATCGTCAGCGACGATGGGGAGTCGGAAGTCTGGCGTCTGGTGAGCCCGGAGGAAGCAGATACCCGCGTCGGCACGATTTCGACCGACTCTCCCGTCGGTGCAGCGTTGATCGGTCGCAAGAAAGGTGACACGACCACGGTCGAAACGCCCGGTGGCGCCATTACCTACACCGTGAAGAAAGTCAGCTAG
- the lysS gene encoding lysine--tRNA ligase, producing the protein MTETNPAEPELSELQRVRLDKVHEFRADGVEPYPTRSSRTHTSAQAIDLFESDEGEGAAEHHVTVGGRIAAIRHMGKTIFVQLRDGFGTIQLYLRKDEMGDDAFLAFLHRFDLGDWVEASGTLFRTKTGEISVRSSAVTMLAKSLNAPPDKYHGLQDIELRYRQRYADLIANIEVRRVFEIRARLITAFREYLDSNGYLEVETPVLQPLYGGAAARPFTTHHNALDQTFYLRIADELYLKRLIAGGFERVYEISKDFRNEGVDKNHSPEFTMLEFYEAFADYTTMMDRIQGMLQLAAQKIFGGLVFESQGHLIDLGGEWPRKSLRQAILDGSGVDYAIYPDQPSLLAAARAAGTNVESDTVWPRIVDELLKQFVRPFLVQPTFLVDYPVELSPLAKRKSDDPTHAERFQLYIAGAELANSFTELNDPIDQWVRFTEQQKDKDAGDQDAMPIDMDFINALMYGMPPTGGLGIGIDRAAMVFANQSTIRDVILFPAMRNLPSAPGEADDAGSE; encoded by the coding sequence ATGACTGAAACAAACCCAGCGGAACCAGAACTTTCAGAGTTGCAGCGCGTCCGGCTGGACAAGGTGCATGAGTTCCGCGCTGACGGTGTGGAACCGTATCCAACACGATCGAGCCGCACGCACACGTCAGCGCAAGCGATCGACCTGTTCGAGTCGGACGAAGGCGAAGGAGCGGCGGAACACCACGTCACGGTCGGTGGTCGGATCGCCGCGATTCGGCACATGGGCAAGACCATTTTCGTTCAACTGCGCGACGGATTCGGCACCATTCAGCTCTATCTTCGCAAGGACGAGATGGGCGACGACGCGTTCCTCGCGTTTCTGCATCGGTTCGACCTGGGCGACTGGGTGGAGGCCTCCGGCACTCTCTTCCGCACTAAGACCGGCGAGATCTCCGTGCGGAGTTCCGCGGTCACGATGCTCGCGAAATCGCTCAACGCCCCCCCCGACAAGTATCACGGCTTGCAGGACATCGAACTGCGCTACCGGCAGCGCTATGCCGACCTGATCGCCAACATCGAAGTGCGGCGCGTGTTCGAGATCCGTGCCAGGTTGATCACGGCGTTCCGCGAGTATCTGGACAGCAATGGGTATCTCGAAGTGGAAACTCCGGTGCTCCAGCCGCTCTATGGCGGCGCGGCGGCACGTCCCTTCACGACGCACCACAACGCGCTCGACCAGACGTTCTACCTTCGCATCGCAGACGAGCTCTATCTCAAGCGCCTGATTGCTGGTGGCTTCGAGCGGGTGTACGAGATCAGCAAGGACTTCCGCAACGAAGGCGTGGACAAGAACCACTCGCCCGAGTTCACCATGCTCGAGTTCTACGAGGCATTCGCCGACTACACCACGATGATGGACCGCATCCAGGGAATGCTTCAGCTCGCGGCGCAGAAGATCTTCGGCGGCCTCGTATTCGAATCGCAGGGTCATCTGATCGATCTCGGCGGAGAGTGGCCGCGCAAGAGCCTGCGCCAGGCAATCCTCGATGGCTCAGGTGTCGATTACGCCATCTATCCGGATCAACCATCGCTCCTGGCCGCCGCGCGCGCGGCCGGGACCAATGTGGAGAGCGATACCGTTTGGCCACGGATCGTCGACGAGCTGCTCAAGCAGTTCGTACGTCCGTTCCTGGTGCAGCCGACCTTCCTCGTGGACTATCCGGTCGAGCTCTCCCCTCTCGCGAAGCGGAAATCTGACGATCCAACACATGCCGAACGCTTTCAGCTCTACATTGCGGGCGCTGAGCTAGCGAACTCGTTCACCGAGCTTAACGACCCGATCGATCAATGGGTGCGTTTCACCGAGCAGCAGAAGGACAAGGATGCCGGCGATCAAGACGCGATGCCGATCGACATGGACTTCATCAATGCGCTCATGTACGGTATGCCGCCCACCGGCGGACTGGGTATCGGGATCGACCGGGCAGCCATGGTTTTCGCCAATCAGTCGACGATACGCGACGTCATCCTCTTTCCGGCCATGCGCAACCTGCCGTCGGCTCCCGGCGAAGCGGATGACGCCGGGAGCGAATGA